In a single window of the Longimicrobium sp. genome:
- a CDS encoding DUF1353 domain-containing protein has product MVRVPFQPIGSAKNWEVFRNLTYRVGTSQDSIVVPAGFVTDFASIPQAFQSLISPFGPYLLPSVVHDYLYWEQGCSRRQADRIFLLAMGEMQVPAAQRDAMYQAVARAGGRAWRQNARDRAIGLPRHMPTSGVRGPGPLEQWPDYRRFLKQQGVQPLPKVPVSQAFCAHGGPR; this is encoded by the coding sequence ATGGTAAGGGTCCCGTTCCAGCCGATAGGCTCCGCCAAGAACTGGGAAGTGTTCCGGAATCTCACGTACCGTGTAGGCACCAGCCAGGACAGCATCGTGGTCCCGGCCGGGTTCGTAACGGATTTCGCAAGCATCCCGCAAGCGTTCCAGAGTTTGATCTCGCCATTCGGCCCCTACCTGCTCCCGTCGGTGGTACACGACTACCTGTACTGGGAGCAAGGCTGCAGCCGAAGGCAGGCTGACCGGATCTTCCTGCTAGCAATGGGAGAGATGCAAGTACCTGCGGCCCAGCGTGACGCGATGTACCAGGCCGTCGCGAGGGCCGGGGGACGCGCGTGGCGCCAAAACGCCCGGGACCGCGCAATCGGCCTTCCCCGGCACATGCCGACGAGCGGCGTCCGCGGACCCGGGCCACTGGAGCAGTGGCCTGACTACAGGCGATTCCTGAAGCAGCAAGGCGTGCAGCCGCTGCCGAAAGTACCCGTGTCACAGGCATTCTGCGCACATGGCGGACCCCGGTAG